In Asanoa sp. WMMD1127, one genomic interval encodes:
- a CDS encoding Gfo/Idh/MocA family oxidoreductase gives MRIGLVGVGRIGAFHARTLASLDAVDELVVTDADQTAARTLGTELGIPVAEGTEALLGAGIDGLVIAAATPAHASLLAAGVAAGVPTFCEKPLAATLPETLAVAALVEDSGVPVQIGFQRRFDAGYLRVRQAVRGGVLGFVHTIRANTHDQAPPHPAYIPTSGGIFRDCSVHDFDIIRFVTGREVSTVYATGANKGADFFTAAGDVDTGAAVLTLDDGTIVLVSATRYNGGGHDVRLEVLGEKGALGVGLDHSLALDSAEADVDFPAGPRHWSFMDRFQPAYRAELAAFVDVARGERPSPCTVRDALEAFRVAEACELSRAAHRPVALADIKGA, from the coding sequence ATGCGCATCGGCCTGGTAGGGGTGGGAAGGATCGGCGCCTTCCACGCCCGCACACTGGCCTCCCTCGACGCCGTCGACGAGCTCGTCGTCACCGATGCCGACCAGACCGCGGCGCGCACGCTCGGCACCGAGCTCGGCATCCCGGTCGCCGAGGGCACCGAAGCGCTCCTCGGCGCCGGCATCGACGGCCTCGTGATCGCCGCCGCCACCCCGGCCCACGCGAGCCTGCTCGCGGCGGGGGTCGCCGCCGGCGTACCCACCTTCTGTGAGAAGCCCCTCGCGGCCACCCTGCCCGAGACGCTCGCGGTGGCCGCGCTCGTGGAGGACAGCGGCGTCCCGGTCCAGATCGGCTTCCAGCGCCGGTTCGACGCCGGCTACCTGCGCGTGCGGCAGGCGGTCCGCGGCGGCGTCCTCGGCTTCGTCCACACCATCAGGGCCAACACCCACGACCAGGCGCCGCCGCATCCCGCCTACATCCCGACCTCCGGCGGCATCTTCCGCGACTGCTCGGTGCACGACTTCGACATCATCCGGTTCGTCACCGGCCGCGAGGTGTCCACGGTGTACGCCACCGGCGCCAACAAGGGCGCCGACTTCTTCACCGCGGCCGGCGACGTCGACACCGGCGCGGCCGTCCTCACCCTCGACGACGGCACGATCGTGCTGGTCTCGGCCACCCGATACAACGGCGGCGGGCACGACGTGCGCCTCGAAGTGCTCGGTGAGAAGGGCGCGCTCGGCGTCGGGCTCGACCACTCGCTGGCGCTCGACTCCGCCGAGGCGGACGTCGACTTCCCGGCCGGCCCGCGGCACTGGTCCTTCATGGACCGGTTCCAGCCGGCCTACCGGGCCGAGCTCGCCGCGTTCGTCGACGTCGCACGCGGCGAACGGCCCTCGCCGTGCACCGTCCGCGACGCCCTGGAGGCGTTCCGTGTCGCCGAGGCTTGTGAGCTGTCCCGGGCCGCGCACCGTCCGGTCGCGCTGGCCGACATCAAGGGCGCATGA
- a CDS encoding class I SAM-dependent methyltransferase, which translates to MDEPLQALLASLYADGVHHDAAEPDRLLRRRNLEPATAELLAQLVRIVGARRVVEIGTSNGYSTIWLAVAARDVGGRVVSVDVQEWPELRANLRRAGVSVDLRLLEGGAYLASLPSGSVDLLFLDAEREEYAGWWPDPIRVLRPGGVLAVDNVLSHPGEVASFLSLIASDPRCRSATVPVGKGLSLTWRGH; encoded by the coding sequence ATGGACGAGCCGCTCCAGGCGCTGTTAGCTTCGCTCTACGCCGACGGCGTGCACCATGACGCCGCGGAACCGGACCGCCTTCTGCGCCGGCGCAACCTCGAGCCTGCCACTGCTGAGTTGCTGGCCCAGTTGGTCCGCATCGTCGGGGCCCGTCGGGTGGTCGAGATCGGGACGTCCAACGGTTATTCAACGATCTGGCTGGCGGTCGCGGCCCGGGACGTGGGCGGCCGGGTGGTGTCGGTGGACGTGCAGGAGTGGCCGGAGCTCCGCGCCAATTTGCGGCGCGCGGGCGTCTCGGTCGACCTGCGCCTGCTGGAGGGCGGCGCCTACCTGGCCTCGTTGCCGTCCGGGAGCGTCGACCTGCTGTTCCTGGACGCGGAACGCGAGGAGTACGCGGGCTGGTGGCCGGACCCGATCCGCGTGCTGCGGCCCGGGGGAGTGCTGGCGGTCGACAACGTGCTGTCCCACCCGGGCGAGGTGGCGTCGTTCCTGTCGTTGATCGCTTCGGACCCACGCTGCCGCTCCGCCACGGTGCCGGTCGGCAAGGGCCTGTCTCTTACGTGGCGCGGCCACTGA
- a CDS encoding RidA family protein: protein MTITRLNPDGLHATPGYHHVTLVEGRTTVYLAGQCPLNAGGDLVGGGDVFAQVDQVVANTRAALASVDATPHDVVRTVIYVTDDADRSLGDVWRRLLDSELAPAFTTASTLLGVSRLGFPGQLIELDVTAALSGRAT from the coding sequence ATGACGATCACCCGACTCAACCCTGACGGACTGCACGCTACGCCCGGTTACCACCATGTCACTCTCGTGGAGGGGCGGACGACCGTTTATCTCGCCGGGCAGTGTCCGCTCAACGCCGGTGGCGATCTTGTCGGGGGTGGGGACGTGTTCGCTCAGGTCGACCAGGTCGTGGCCAACACGCGAGCCGCCCTCGCCAGCGTCGACGCCACACCCCACGACGTCGTACGCACCGTCATCTACGTCACCGACGACGCCGATCGCAGCCTCGGGGACGTCTGGCGCCGCCTGCTCGACTCCGAGCTCGCGCCCGCGTTCACCACCGCAAGCACGCTTCTCGGCGTCTCGCGGCTCGGCTTCCCGGGCCAGCTGATCGAGCTCGACGTCACCGCCGCGCTCAGTGGCCGCGCCACGTAA
- a CDS encoding ABC transporter permease, whose amino-acid sequence MSTATDVAATRDDRVAGRSLGARLFSRPEVGSLVAAVVIFLLFMAVAEPFRNVANIGTILYGASTIGMMAVPVALLMVGGEFDLSAGVAVTTAGLSGTLLAWNFGLNVWVGVLLSLVLAVAIGAFNGWLLLRTGLPSFLVTLGTFFILQGVNLGVTRIATGNVASADISDMDGFASARSLFASQVTIGLVNLKITVLYWVLLTVIGAYVLLRTRIGNWIFAVGGDAPAARAVGVPVRATKVGLFMAVGFCAWLSGMHLLFQFNTVQSGEGVGKEFIFIIAAVIGGCLLTGGYGSVVGASIGALIFGMTQLGINYAGWNPDWFRTFLGVMLLLATIVNLYVKRRADLR is encoded by the coding sequence GTGAGCACCGCGACCGACGTGGCGGCGACCCGGGACGACCGGGTCGCCGGCCGGTCGCTCGGCGCCCGGCTGTTCAGCCGGCCCGAGGTCGGCTCGCTGGTCGCCGCCGTCGTCATCTTCCTGCTCTTCATGGCCGTCGCGGAGCCGTTCCGCAACGTGGCCAACATCGGCACCATCCTCTATGGAGCGTCGACGATCGGCATGATGGCCGTGCCCGTGGCGCTGCTGATGGTCGGTGGCGAGTTCGACCTGTCGGCCGGTGTCGCGGTGACCACCGCCGGCCTGTCCGGGACGCTGCTGGCCTGGAACTTCGGCCTCAACGTGTGGGTCGGCGTGCTGCTCTCGCTCGTGCTGGCCGTGGCGATCGGCGCCTTCAACGGCTGGCTGCTCCTGCGCACCGGGCTGCCGAGCTTCCTGGTCACACTCGGCACGTTCTTCATCCTCCAGGGCGTCAACCTCGGCGTGACCCGGATCGCCACCGGCAACGTGGCCAGCGCCGACATCAGCGACATGGACGGCTTCGCCAGCGCGCGGTCGCTGTTCGCCTCGCAGGTCACGATCGGCCTCGTCAACCTGAAGATCACTGTCCTCTACTGGGTGCTGCTGACGGTCATCGGCGCGTACGTGCTGCTGCGTACCCGGATCGGGAACTGGATCTTCGCGGTCGGCGGCGACGCCCCAGCGGCGCGGGCCGTCGGCGTGCCCGTGCGCGCGACGAAGGTCGGCCTGTTCATGGCGGTCGGGTTCTGCGCCTGGCTGTCGGGCATGCACCTGCTGTTCCAGTTCAACACGGTGCAGTCCGGCGAGGGCGTCGGCAAGGAGTTCATCTTCATCATCGCCGCGGTCATCGGCGGGTGTCTGCTCACCGGCGGGTACGGGTCGGTGGTCGGCGCGTCGATCGGCGCGCTCATCTTCGGCATGACCCAGCTCGGCATCAACTACGCGGGCTGGAACCCGGACTGGTTCCGCACGTTCCTGGGCGTGATGCTGTTGCTGGCGACGATCGTCAACCTGTACGTGAAGAGACGGGCGGACCTGCGATGA
- a CDS encoding FtsK/SpoIIIE domain-containing protein, whose product MRAYSRRHRRWSRKNAQPLLIIDREPLVLMGLAAVGRAVFRYRSELAPFSLALTLAVAAAVLHSTNPGTWPWIALTTGAAAILAAFRGLPWGISRTTERAFATVATVTAGGWLATATAVGPGREPLPLLLLASVVLLGVPWWTHRRRRARVRVDRTIQAWPDIAEAIGLAGSRVMSAVVDTWGWRARMALRPGQTLQDVVTHVPAIESALGTRPGAVRVEQDPTHAGRFMMRVLAADPHAGAIPWSGPTARSIADPIDLGVFEDASNVRVSLLRRHALIGGTTDSGKSGVVNVIVGNLAACNDVVLWGIDLKGGMELRPWAPCLDRLATTPGEATTLLTDAVAILEARAHHAAEHNVRVWQTSPDRPALVIIIDEYAELVDTAPDAVNRAESIARRGRAVAVDLLAATQRPTQKAMGGGALRSQMSVRICLRVRERRDVDLILDQGLLAAGWHAHTLDAPGKFYVLAEGHTQPRRARGYLVTDDHVNATAHRYAATRPHLDPLSAAAIDRPTPIEPTEVIAPPKSDDPEQALRQALRDAPDEGLTIPHLMQLTGMGRTWIYDRLQVLAADNHAQQVSRGRWRGTAR is encoded by the coding sequence ATGAGGGCCTACAGCAGGCGGCATCGCCGATGGAGCCGAAAGAACGCCCAACCGCTGCTCATCATCGACCGTGAGCCTCTCGTGCTCATGGGACTCGCGGCCGTCGGTCGGGCAGTGTTCCGATACCGATCGGAGTTGGCTCCGTTCAGCCTCGCGCTCACCCTCGCAGTCGCCGCCGCGGTGCTCCACAGCACCAACCCGGGGACGTGGCCCTGGATTGCCCTCACAACCGGCGCAGCAGCCATCCTGGCGGCGTTCCGTGGCCTGCCCTGGGGGATCTCCCGCACAACCGAACGCGCCTTCGCTACGGTCGCCACCGTCACGGCGGGCGGGTGGCTCGCGACAGCAACCGCAGTCGGTCCGGGACGGGAACCGCTCCCGTTGCTGTTGCTGGCATCCGTTGTGTTGCTCGGCGTTCCATGGTGGACACACCGTCGTCGCCGGGCTCGCGTGAGAGTTGACCGGACGATCCAAGCATGGCCGGACATCGCCGAAGCGATCGGCCTTGCCGGCTCACGCGTCATGTCCGCTGTCGTCGACACCTGGGGCTGGCGCGCTCGGATGGCACTACGGCCCGGCCAGACGCTCCAAGACGTGGTGACCCACGTGCCGGCGATCGAATCCGCGCTCGGAACACGACCCGGCGCCGTCCGCGTCGAGCAGGACCCAACCCACGCCGGACGGTTCATGATGCGCGTCCTCGCCGCCGACCCGCACGCGGGCGCCATCCCATGGTCAGGCCCGACCGCACGCTCAATCGCCGACCCGATCGACCTCGGCGTCTTCGAAGACGCCAGCAATGTCCGCGTCTCGCTGCTACGCCGACATGCGCTCATCGGCGGCACTACCGATTCGGGCAAGAGCGGCGTAGTCAACGTCATCGTTGGCAACCTCGCCGCTTGCAACGACGTCGTCCTGTGGGGCATCGACCTCAAGGGCGGCATGGAGCTTCGCCCCTGGGCACCTTGCCTCGACCGGCTCGCCACCACACCCGGGGAGGCGACCACCCTCCTGACAGACGCCGTTGCCATCCTCGAAGCACGGGCGCACCACGCGGCCGAACACAACGTCCGCGTGTGGCAGACAAGCCCAGACCGACCGGCCCTCGTGATCATCATCGACGAGTACGCCGAGTTGGTCGACACTGCGCCCGACGCCGTCAACCGGGCGGAGTCCATCGCCCGGCGCGGCCGAGCCGTCGCTGTCGACCTGCTCGCCGCCACCCAACGACCGACGCAGAAGGCGATGGGCGGTGGCGCACTGCGCTCGCAGATGAGCGTGCGCATCTGCCTACGCGTCCGGGAACGCCGCGACGTCGACCTCATCCTCGACCAAGGGCTGCTAGCCGCCGGCTGGCACGCCCATACCCTCGACGCGCCCGGCAAGTTCTACGTCCTCGCCGAAGGACACACCCAACCACGCCGCGCCCGCGGCTACCTCGTTACCGACGACCACGTCAACGCGACCGCCCACCGCTACGCGGCCACCAGGCCGCACCTCGACCCGCTCTCCGCCGCCGCGATCGACCGGCCAACGCCGATCGAGCCCACCGAAGTCATCGCGCCACCGAAGAGCGACGATCCGGAACAAGCGCTGCGGCAAGCGTTGCGAGACGCACCGGACGAGGGCTTGACCATCCCGCACCTGATGCAACTCACCGGAATGGGACGCACATGGATCTACGACCGGCTACAAGTGCTCGCCGCCGACAACCACGCCCAGCAAGTGTCCCGCGGGCGTTGGCGAGGCACCGCAAGGTAG
- a CDS encoding ATP-binding cassette domain-containing protein — MSILALSDVGKSYGNVHALRSVSLTVRQGEVTCVLGDNGAGKSTLIKIVSGLHQHTSGTMVLDGSPVSFGSPREAQAAGIATVYQDLALAPLMSVWRNFFLGNELRRGFMRMLDIAAMKRICADELSKMGIVIPDLDRPVASLSGGQRQCVAIARAIYFGARVIILDEPTAALGVKQSGVVLRYVVKARDAGLGVIFITHNPHHAYLVGNHFVILKLGRVVLDAHRDELTVDQLAAEMAGGDELVSLSHELRGVDAGKVVSPSSVTPGSVEAP; from the coding sequence ATGAGCATCCTCGCGTTGTCGGACGTCGGCAAGAGTTATGGCAACGTCCACGCCTTGCGGTCGGTGTCGTTGACCGTCCGCCAGGGCGAGGTGACCTGCGTGCTGGGTGACAACGGCGCCGGCAAGTCCACATTGATCAAGATCGTTTCCGGGCTGCATCAGCACACGTCCGGGACGATGGTGCTGGACGGGTCGCCGGTGTCGTTCGGGTCGCCGCGCGAGGCCCAGGCGGCCGGGATCGCGACCGTCTACCAGGACCTGGCGTTGGCGCCGTTGATGTCGGTGTGGCGGAACTTCTTCCTCGGCAACGAGCTGCGGCGCGGTTTCATGCGCATGCTCGACATCGCGGCAATGAAGCGGATCTGCGCCGACGAACTGTCCAAGATGGGCATCGTCATCCCCGACCTCGACCGGCCGGTTGCCAGCCTGTCGGGTGGGCAGCGGCAGTGTGTGGCGATCGCCCGCGCCATCTACTTCGGAGCCCGGGTCATCATCCTCGACGAGCCGACGGCGGCGCTGGGCGTCAAGCAGTCCGGGGTGGTTCTCCGCTACGTGGTGAAGGCCCGCGATGCCGGGCTCGGCGTCATCTTCATCACCCACAACCCGCACCACGCCTATCTGGTCGGCAACCACTTCGTGATCCTGAAGCTGGGGCGGGTCGTGCTGGACGCGCACCGCGACGAGCTGACGGTCGACCAGTTGGCCGCGGAGATGGCCGGCGGGGACGAGTTGGTGTCGTTGAGCCATGAGCTGCGCGGGGTGGATGCCGGGAAGGTCGTGTCGCCGTCGTCGGTGACGCCGGGGTCGGTCGAAGCGCCGTGA
- a CDS encoding GntR family transcriptional regulator, translating into MALEVGVTIDRSSPVPLYHQLAEQLRSAIDDGRLQPGDPFENEIALAERLDLSRPTVRRAIQELVGQGLLLRRRGRGTTVATRKVHRRAGLTSLYEDLDRAGGRPRTVVLAYHVVRDERIAAELELPADVELLAIVRLRMAGPQPLAILRNWLPPRSAEVTAAELESHGLYSLLRARGVRAVVAHQEIGARSATAAERRQLGLKPSEPVLTMTRAAFDAAGLAVEYGDHSYRARDYTIDVTIDER; encoded by the coding sequence ATGGCGCTCGAGGTGGGTGTGACGATCGACCGGTCGTCGCCCGTGCCGCTCTACCATCAGCTCGCCGAGCAGCTCCGCTCGGCGATCGATGACGGCCGGCTCCAGCCCGGCGACCCGTTCGAGAACGAGATCGCCCTCGCCGAGCGGCTCGACCTGTCGCGGCCGACGGTCCGCCGCGCGATCCAGGAGCTGGTCGGCCAGGGCCTGCTGCTGCGCCGCCGGGGCCGGGGCACGACGGTCGCCACCCGCAAGGTGCACCGCCGGGCCGGCCTGACCAGCCTCTACGAGGACCTCGACCGCGCCGGCGGCCGCCCGCGGACGGTCGTTCTCGCGTACCACGTGGTGAGGGACGAACGGATCGCGGCGGAGCTCGAGCTGCCGGCGGACGTCGAGCTGCTCGCCATCGTGCGGCTGCGGATGGCCGGCCCGCAGCCGTTGGCGATCCTGCGCAACTGGCTGCCGCCACGTTCGGCCGAGGTGACCGCCGCGGAGCTCGAGTCACACGGGCTCTACTCCCTGCTGCGGGCGCGCGGCGTGCGGGCGGTGGTGGCGCACCAGGAGATCGGCGCCCGCAGCGCGACCGCGGCCGAGCGGCGGCAGCTCGGCCTCAAGCCGTCCGAGCCGGTGCTGACGATGACCCGGGCCGCCTTCGACGCGGCGGGGCTCGCCGTCGAGTACGGCGACCACTCGTACCGGGCCCGTGACTACACCATCGACGTGACCATCGACGAGCGTTAG
- a CDS encoding sugar ABC transporter substrate-binding protein: protein MTHRLRMSLLAVGAAAALTLAACSSSGGRQDNDEPENSGGGANTPRMTVAFITHSAPGDTFWDLVRKGAEDAARKDNVELQYQADPDGPAQANLVQSAIDKKVDGIAVTLAKPDAMKANVTAAAQAGIPVVALNGGIDAWQGMGVLGYFGQDERIAGRAAGQKLTSDGGKKALCVIHEQGNVGLEARCDGAKDSFANTEKIYVTGTDMPGVQAAVTSKLQQDKAIDRVLTMGAPFALAAVQSVKDSGSSAKVVTFDTNKELVAAIKSGDVQWAVDQQPYLQGYLAVDSLWLYKTNGNTIGGGQATLTGPAFIDSSNVASVEQYANNGKR, encoded by the coding sequence ATGACGCACAGACTTCGGATGTCCCTGCTGGCCGTCGGGGCCGCGGCCGCGCTGACCCTGGCGGCGTGCAGCTCCAGCGGCGGCCGGCAGGACAACGACGAGCCCGAGAACAGCGGCGGCGGCGCCAACACCCCGCGGATGACGGTCGCGTTCATCACCCACTCCGCGCCCGGTGACACGTTCTGGGACCTGGTCCGCAAGGGCGCCGAGGACGCGGCGCGCAAGGACAATGTGGAGCTGCAGTACCAGGCCGATCCAGACGGTCCGGCCCAGGCCAACCTGGTGCAGTCGGCGATCGACAAGAAGGTCGACGGCATCGCGGTCACGCTGGCCAAGCCCGATGCGATGAAGGCCAACGTGACGGCGGCCGCGCAGGCCGGCATCCCGGTCGTCGCGCTCAACGGCGGCATCGACGCGTGGCAGGGCATGGGCGTGCTGGGCTACTTCGGCCAGGACGAGCGGATCGCGGGCCGCGCGGCCGGCCAGAAGCTCACCTCCGACGGCGGCAAGAAGGCCCTCTGCGTCATCCACGAGCAGGGCAACGTCGGCCTCGAGGCGCGCTGCGACGGCGCCAAGGACAGCTTCGCCAACACCGAGAAGATCTACGTCACGGGTACGGACATGCCCGGCGTCCAGGCGGCGGTCACCTCGAAGCTCCAGCAGGACAAGGCGATCGACCGGGTGCTGACGATGGGCGCGCCGTTCGCGCTGGCCGCCGTGCAGTCCGTCAAGGACAGCGGCAGCTCGGCCAAGGTGGTCACCTTCGACACCAACAAGGAGCTCGTCGCGGCCATCAAGAGCGGCGACGTGCAGTGGGCCGTCGACCAGCAGCCCTACCTCCAGGGCTACCTGGCCGTCGACAGCCTGTGGCTCTACAAGACCAACGGCAACACGATCGGCGGCGGGCAGGCGACGCTGACCGGCCCGGCGTTCATCGACAGCAGCAACGTGGCGTCGGTCGAGCAGTACGCCAACAACGGCAAGCGGTGA
- a CDS encoding recombinase family protein gives MRFVFYGRVSTEDQQDPEASKGWQLSRARSLIAPAGGAIVEEFFDVGLSRSLPWKRRPDALRLLDAIKSPARTFDAVVIGEPQRAFYGSQFGMTFPVFVHYGVQLWVPEVGGAVDPGSDAHDLVMALYGGMSKGERNRIKIRVRSAMKAQTETEGRFLGGRPPYGYRLADAGPHPNPGKAAEGKRLHKLEPDPVTSPVVERIFVEYVAGRGMTSIARGLTQDGIACPSAYDRARNPHRRAEVWETTAIRAILLNPRYTGRQVWNRQRTDEVLLDVEDIALGHENRHRWNAPEDWVWSKAEAHTPLVSVDLYERVQDTIKHRGTSGESGKAPRRTERPYLYRSLITCGLCERRMVGNSNHGRLYYRCKATRDFVRQHGIAHPPVLYLREDAIANQIDRFLFEELGSEKLTATLRQLADAHHRAQLAEYRANDETARLQKIVDDCDTKIARYRATLDAGGDPALIAGWIRETATIRTATVARIGVADGPPQRLNEDQIAAIVEGLGGLLAILNRADPRDKAEIYSRIGLRMRYEPGAETIKAEVVSNDFGRVLSACPRGDLNPHALYGH, from the coding sequence ATGAGGTTCGTCTTCTACGGACGCGTGTCGACCGAAGACCAGCAGGACCCAGAGGCGTCGAAGGGCTGGCAGCTCTCCCGCGCCCGCAGCCTCATCGCACCAGCGGGCGGAGCGATCGTCGAAGAGTTCTTCGACGTCGGCCTCTCCCGATCGCTGCCATGGAAGCGACGCCCCGACGCGCTCCGCCTGCTCGACGCCATCAAGAGTCCGGCTCGCACCTTCGACGCTGTGGTCATCGGCGAGCCGCAGCGCGCGTTCTACGGAAGCCAGTTCGGCATGACCTTCCCCGTCTTCGTGCACTACGGCGTTCAGCTCTGGGTGCCCGAGGTTGGCGGTGCCGTCGACCCCGGAAGCGACGCGCACGACCTCGTGATGGCGCTCTACGGCGGCATGAGCAAGGGCGAGCGGAACCGGATCAAGATTCGCGTCCGGTCAGCCATGAAGGCGCAAACGGAGACTGAGGGCCGCTTCCTCGGCGGGCGCCCGCCTTATGGCTACCGGCTCGCCGACGCCGGACCGCACCCGAACCCGGGGAAGGCCGCGGAAGGCAAGCGGCTTCACAAGCTGGAACCCGATCCCGTCACGTCACCGGTCGTCGAGCGCATTTTCGTGGAGTACGTCGCTGGCCGCGGAATGACGTCGATCGCGCGCGGTCTAACGCAAGACGGGATCGCGTGCCCGTCCGCCTACGACCGGGCGCGCAACCCGCACCGCCGTGCCGAGGTCTGGGAGACGACCGCCATCCGCGCGATCCTCCTCAACCCGCGCTACACCGGCCGACAGGTCTGGAACCGCCAACGAACCGATGAGGTACTCCTCGACGTCGAGGACATCGCACTCGGTCACGAGAACCGTCATCGGTGGAACGCCCCGGAGGACTGGGTTTGGTCGAAAGCCGAGGCGCACACACCGCTCGTCAGCGTCGACCTCTACGAACGCGTCCAGGACACCATCAAACACCGCGGCACATCAGGCGAGAGCGGCAAGGCGCCGCGCAGGACCGAGCGCCCCTACCTCTACCGCAGTCTGATCACATGCGGCCTCTGCGAAAGGCGAATGGTCGGCAACTCCAACCACGGCCGCCTCTACTACCGCTGCAAGGCAACGCGTGACTTCGTGCGCCAGCACGGCATCGCGCACCCGCCGGTCCTCTATCTCCGCGAGGACGCCATCGCCAACCAGATCGACCGGTTCCTGTTCGAAGAGTTGGGATCCGAGAAGCTGACCGCAACCTTGCGCCAGCTCGCCGACGCCCACCACCGCGCCCAACTCGCCGAGTACCGCGCGAACGACGAAACCGCGCGCCTCCAGAAGATCGTGGACGACTGCGACACGAAGATCGCCCGATACCGAGCGACCCTCGACGCCGGAGGCGACCCGGCGCTCATCGCCGGCTGGATCCGGGAAACCGCGACGATCCGGACCGCCACCGTGGCCCGGATCGGCGTCGCCGACGGCCCGCCACAGCGGCTCAACGAAGATCAAATCGCCGCGATCGTGGAAGGGCTCGGCGGGCTGCTCGCGATCCTGAATCGGGCCGACCCGCGCGACAAGGCGGAGATCTACAGCCGCATCGGTCTGCGGATGCGATACGAACCTGGCGCAGAAACGATCAAGGCCGAAGTCGTGTCCAACGACTTCGGCCGTGTGCTTTCTGCGTGTCCGAGGGGGGACTTGAACCCCCACGCCCTATACGGGCACTAG
- a CDS encoding Gfo/Idh/MocA family oxidoreductase has translation MSRLRVGVVGVGVMGADHAARVASLPSASLVAVSDPAADRAAAVAAAVPGVQVFPSALSLISSSSVDAELIASPGFAHEEQVFACLAAGKPVLCEKPLTDSVASAARLLAASRDLARPLVQVGFMRRFDPAYARLRSDLASGSIGRLLLLHNVHRNRSAPASFSTELIVRDSLVHEVDVCRWLFDDEIASVQVLTPASSGLAPAGVRDPLVAVFRMAGGGVATTEVFVNSQVGYEVRCEAVGESGSLFVPAPRPLPADFLARFRTAYDLEVSAWVSACLGGFSVGPGLADGWAATAASEAGVRSLQNGGAPVAVDLS, from the coding sequence GTGAGCCGCCTACGGGTCGGCGTGGTCGGGGTCGGGGTGATGGGCGCCGACCACGCGGCCCGGGTGGCATCGCTGCCGTCCGCGTCGTTGGTGGCGGTGTCGGATCCTGCTGCGGACCGGGCGGCGGCGGTGGCCGCGGCCGTGCCCGGTGTGCAGGTTTTCCCGTCGGCCTTGTCCCTGATCTCATCGTCCTCAGTGGATGCTGAGCTGATCGCGTCGCCGGGGTTCGCGCACGAGGAACAGGTGTTCGCGTGCCTGGCCGCCGGGAAGCCGGTGCTGTGCGAGAAGCCGCTCACGGACTCGGTCGCCTCCGCCGCTCGGCTGCTGGCGGCCTCGCGGGATCTGGCCCGGCCACTGGTGCAGGTCGGCTTCATGCGGCGCTTCGACCCGGCGTACGCCCGGCTCCGCTCGGATCTGGCATCGGGCTCGATCGGGCGGCTGCTTCTGCTGCACAACGTGCACCGCAACAGGTCGGCGCCGGCCTCGTTCTCGACGGAGCTGATCGTGCGGGACTCGCTGGTGCACGAGGTCGACGTCTGCCGGTGGCTGTTCGACGACGAGATCGCGTCGGTCCAGGTGCTGACGCCGGCGTCCTCCGGGCTCGCGCCCGCGGGGGTCCGGGATCCGCTGGTGGCGGTGTTCAGGATGGCGGGCGGCGGGGTGGCGACGACGGAGGTGTTCGTCAACAGCCAGGTCGGCTACGAGGTGCGGTGCGAGGCGGTGGGGGAGTCGGGGAGTTTGTTCGTCCCGGCGCCGCGGCCGCTGCCCGCTGACTTTCTCGCGCGCTTCCGGACGGCGTACGACCTCGAGGTTTCGGCCTGGGTCTCGGCGTGTCTCGGTGGCTTCAGCGTCGGACCTGGGTTGGCGGACGGTTGGGCGGCCACCGCGGCAAGCGAAGCAGGCGTACGGTCACTGCAGAACGGCGGCGCGCCGGTCGCCGTCGACTTGTCGTGA